The sequence below is a genomic window from Pseudobdellovibrionaceae bacterium.
GTTTTTAAAGAGGCCTGTAAACCATGGGCAAGGTGAAAGCCTAAGACTCCAATGCTTAACATATAAAAAATCATAATTATGGGTTCTTTTAAAAAAGAGCCCACAAGAGCAAAAAGATTGTCCATTTCTAAGCCAGAGTATGTTACGTGAATCTCTTCTCCAAAACGCAAAGTCACTAAGTGACCAACAATAAATACTAATACAATTATTCCTTGCCAAAACAAACTACTGCGCAAAAGAGAAGTTCCTCTTTTGCCTCTTGGCGTTTTTGCATACTGGCCACCTTTGGCTTTTTTATTATAAATACTAACTACAATGGCCAATATTAAATGCGTTAAAAAAACAACAAGCAAGCCCATCTCTATAATTGGAAAAATAGACATGCTAGTTAAAGAGTGGCTATAAGAATTATAGGCCTCTGGACCAAAAAATATTAAGTAGTTTCCCAAAGCGTGGGTAAACATAAACCCGCATAATGCCAAGCCAGCTACTCCCATTAATTGCTTTCGACCAATACTGGAAAAAAAATAAGACATTATTTTTGACATAGCAAAACTCAAACTAGTGTTAACTTTTTAATTATTCTATGGCCTTGATTTTCACCATACAATTTCTTATATATTGTATTGATATATAAATAATGACAAGCATAAATAGTAAGATTATTATTAAACCCTCTTTGTTAAGTGAAAAATAAACTAACTAGTAGTGAGGAATGTATGAAAATCACCGTTTGCATTAAGCAAGTTCCTGATACAGAAGCCAAACTGGAAATCAATAACGCCTCTACCAATATTGACGCAACAAATATTAAGTGGAGCATTAACCCTTACGATGAATTTGCCATTGAAGAAGCTTTGCAAATTAAAGCTTCCACCCAGGCCAGCGTAGAGGTTATTAGTGTAGGCCCAAAGTCTAGAGTAACTGATGCTCTTAGAACTGCGCTAGCCATGGGCGCAGATACTGCAATTTGCGTGGATACTCCAGAGGATATGTTTTTAAATAGTTCTATGGTGGCCCAAGCTATTGCGGCGGTTTTACAAAAAAAAGATTTACCCGATTTAATCTTTACAGGAAAGTTGGGCATTGATTATAATTTTGGCTTAATGCTTTTTCGGCTAGGACAAGAGCTAAATATGCCTGTGCTTTCGGGAGTCAGCCAGCTAGAGCTAAAAGACAAAACACTTAAAGCCACTAAAAAAATAGATGGAGGGGTAAAGCA
It includes:
- a CDS encoding electron transfer flavoprotein subunit beta/FixA family protein; this encodes MKITVCIKQVPDTEAKLEINNASTNIDATNIKWSINPYDEFAIEEALQIKASTQASVEVISVGPKSRVTDALRTALAMGADTAICVDTPEDMFLNSSMVAQAIAAVLQKKDLPDLIFTGKLGIDYNFGLMLFRLGQELNMPVLSGVSQLELKDKTLKATKKIDGGVKQEYSLNLPAIIGADKGLNTPRYPNLPGIMKAKRKPIEE